Proteins from a genomic interval of Nocardia sp. BMG51109:
- a CDS encoding DUF2784 domain-containing protein, whose amino-acid sequence MYRVLADATASVHFLFIAYLVTGGFLAWRWQWTIWTHAAAVAWGFSTVLIGVDCPLTHLENWARGRAGESELPTSGFIDYYITGVLYPSSALGLVRMLVILVVAVSWGGLWWLSRHRDYPAQLRRP is encoded by the coding sequence ATGTACCGGGTGCTGGCCGATGCCACCGCGAGTGTGCACTTCCTGTTCATCGCCTATCTGGTGACGGGCGGCTTCCTGGCGTGGCGGTGGCAGTGGACCATCTGGACGCATGCCGCCGCCGTCGCGTGGGGATTCAGCACGGTGCTGATCGGCGTCGACTGCCCGCTCACGCACCTGGAGAACTGGGCGCGCGGGCGGGCCGGCGAGAGCGAGCTGCCGACCAGCGGATTCATCGACTACTACATCACCGGGGTGCTGTATCCGAGCAGTGCGCTGGGCCTCGTCCGGATGCTGGTCATCCTCGTGGTCGCGGTGTCGTGGGGCGGGTTGTGGTGGCTGTCGCGACACCGCGACTACCCCGCGCAGCTGCGCCGCCCGTAA